The following are from one region of the Dermacentor albipictus isolate Rhodes 1998 colony chromosome 5, USDA_Dalb.pri_finalv2, whole genome shotgun sequence genome:
- the LOC135899764 gene encoding NADH-cytochrome b5 reductase 2-like, producing the protein MKRARQLLVVVASVAAAFGAFTLVVLLIRKIGSSFTNDVLLADPNAWYTVRLDRRVHITPDVRLLRFSFRSRFQTLGLSVGQHLLLCARIDGCSVTRPYTPVSRCDQAGGFDIMVKVYRTGTTGKFPEVGGMSQFLDMVCLGTKLKIQGPRGRFLYQGQGRFVTVDGSWLPPATWLGLVAAGSGVTPMLQLLRHVLADQTDKTKIMMIDVNRTEEDIIARRELDNYAKVQAERFSLCHVLSKPPTSESAITYVAGPLTPGIMAEHLPSPTAETIVLLCGPREFLSDLCKPALTAIGHKTQRVLCF; encoded by the exons ATGAAGCGGGCCCGCCAGCTGCTCGTGGTTGTTGCTTCTGTCGCAGCCGCCTTCGGAGCCTTTACGCTGGTCGTGTTGCTCATACGCAAGATAGGCAGCTCCTTCACAAATGACGTGCTGCTCGCCGACCCCAATGCCTGGTACACAGTGCGGCTGGATCGCCGAGTCCACATCACCCCCGACGTTCGCCTCCTGCGCTTCTCTTTTCGGAGCCGCTTCCAG ACGCTGGGCCTCAGCGTCGGCCAGCACCTTCTTCTCTGTGCGCGTATCGATGGCTGCTCCGTGACGAGACCGTACACTCCGGTGAGCCGTTGCGACCAAGCAGGTGGCTTCGACATTATGGTCAAGGTGTACCGCACGGGCACCACAGGGAAATTTCCTGAAGTGGGCGGGATGTCCCAGTTCCTCGACATGGTGTGCCTAGGGACGAAATTAAAG ATCCAGGGTCCACGAGGACGCTTTCTGTATCAAGGTCAGGGACGTTTCGTGACGGTCGACGGCAGCTGGCTGCCACCAGCAACCTGGTTAGGACTAGTCGCAGCAGGAAGTGGCGTCACGCCAATGCTCCAGCTTCTGCGCCATGTGCTGGCGGACCAGACGGACAAAACGAAAATCATGATGATAGATGTCAACAGAACCGAAGAAGACATCATCGCTCGTCGTGAACTGGATAATTACGCCAAGGTTCAAGCTGAGCGGTTCAG TCTCTGTCACGTACTAAGCAAGCCTCCCACGAGTGAAAGTGCAATTACATACGTGGCGGGACCCCTGACTCCTGGCATCATGGCCGAGCACCTTCCTTCACCAACGGCTGAGACCATAGTGCTTCTGTGTGGACCACGGGAGTTTCTCAGTGACCTGTGCAAACCAGCGCTGACTGCCATTGGACACAAGACGCAGAGAGTGCTATGCTTCTGA